The nucleotide sequence ACCAGCGTCCCCTGGCCTTCCACGGGTTCGATGCGCACGGGCGCGGGCAGTGGAGGCACCACACCCCGGCGCCGCGACAGATACGTCACCCAGCCTACGAATGTGCCAGCGGGGCCCTCCTCCGAGAGGAGGTCACGGTGGATGCGTGACGTCGCCATGGCCCAATCGGGCTCCCAGGCCAGGGCCATGCTGCGCACGACATGGGCCAGCACGGGAGCAGTGAGCACCCGGTCAGCGTTCGGCCCATCAGTGGGCAGGGTCAACACACAATAGTTACTGCCCCCGCTGTAGTCCCCGCACTTGATGCGCAGGGCCGCACAGTCACGGGTGGGCCCGCCGTTGTCGAACCAGAAGGTGAAGCCCAGGTCCTCGAAGATGGGCCCGCCCTTCTCGCGATTGACGCCGCGCCGGAACAACTCGGTGAGCGTGGGCAGGTCAGGCGGCATGAGCGGATGCTTTCGTGCGTCCTTGAGCCTGCGCGCGGGCTTGTACCAGTGAGCCAGGAAGGGGTCGGCCGGGGCCAGCAGGTCGAGGAAGTCCGCCGCGCGCCGGGCGCACTCCTCGGGCGACTCCTTGCGAGGGCCCCAATAGGCACCCGCGAAGTAGGTTTCAGGGTCGGGCTTATCGCTCACGCCGCACTCTCTTTACTTCATCGGGGTGTGGAAGACGCTGATTCCCTTGACATCTTCATTCCTGAGTAGTTCGCGGATGGCCTTCGCCGCATCAGCTTCGGCCACATGCCACTCGATGCGGAGCCCCATGCCCTCAACCTTCTTGCGCTGACGGTCGGCCTGTTCAATGAGTGCCTTGGCTCCCGAGTGCCGGAACCACTCCTTGGGCTCCAGGCCCTCAAAGAACTTCGCATAGCCGGGGCCCTTGGCCTCCAGTAGCGCGTCGTTCTTGAAGCCGTCGAACTTCACGCCCCCTTCCTTCGTGCTCATGCCACCGACCCAGTAGGCGTCATCGGCGGAGTGCCCCGTAATCTGCTCCTGGTAGGCGCGGGACCGGGGCCTCATGGACTCCTTCGCCGGTCCCCATTTTCCCGGGCCGCCGGAGGGCGCGGGGGCCCTGGCCGCCGTGTTGGCGCGGTGGAGGATGACGGCGGCCCCGGGCCCGCCCCCCAGCACCGCCGCCGCTCGGCCCACGGGCACCGCGACGCGCTCCAGCACCAGTGCGCCTTCGGCCGTGAGCGACAGCGCGGGCACGGTGGCCTCGGCGCCCGCGAGCGCCCCCGTCAGCGTGCGTGTGGTGGCCGATGCGGCACCCCAGGTGGCAATCAAGTTGGTGAGCAGCTTGGAAACCTCCCTCACCTGTTCGCCCTCCGTCATGTACCGGAAGCGCTCCAGGTACTCGGGCGAGGAGGCCACCAGGGCCGCCAGTCCCGAGGGCAACTGGCGCAATGCGGCCAACGTGTCAGCAGGGTGGGTGGTGAGGAGTTGGCCCACGGCCACGGCCAGCCCCACGAATGCCTCCTCGGCGCCGTCCAGCGTGCGCGAGAGGTAATCCGCGTCGTCGTACACCTCCGCCAGCACGCCCCCGTCCGCCGCCCCCAACCGCGCGTCCAGGGCGCGGAAGGCGCCGCCCCGGCCGGAGTAGAAGCGTCCCAGCTCGAAGGGGCCCGCGCGCAGGGCACCGTCCCTCCACTCCACCGGGCCCACGCGCTGCTGGGTGCGCCCACTACGAGTCCAGGCGAGGCAGCCATCCGGGCGCAGCACTGCCACCAGCGTGAAGCGCTCCACCCGGCGCAGGAGTTCCCCGCGTGAGGCTGCACCGCCCTCCAGCACCTCGCGCAAGAGGTGGCCGGCCGCCATGCGCGGCGGGAAGGTGCCTGGCGTCACGGGGCGTTGCCCCAGCAGCATCAGCAGCCGCGCCGCGTCCTCGGGCGTCAGCGGCCCGTTTCGCGGGGGCAGTGTGTCCCTGTCCTCCAGGCCCGCGCGCACCAGCAAGGCCTCGAAGGCGTCCACGTCCAGCAGGCCCGGCTCCACCGCCCGCCGCGTCCGCTCCTCCACGCTGAAGGTGAGCACCGCCGTGCTGGGCAGGCGCACGGGCCGGCGGTGGCGGCTGCGCGCGTCCTCACCTGTCGCCGTGTGGGTCGGTGGTGAAGCGGGGGAGCCGTGCCCGTTGCCCTGCAGCCCAGGCGCGGCGGCGAGCTGGCGCGGAATCATCAGGCCCGCACGGCCGGATGGCGGAGGCCGCGAGGCGCAGCCGGTGGCCAGCAGCACCACGCCCAGCAGCAGGGCCTTAGCGGGCATGGTCCACCCCCAGGCCGAAGGAGGCGAATGCACCCGAGCGCAGCGTGCCGCCGGCCTCCGGAAACAGCAGCGTGCCACCGCTGGCCAGCGCGTAGAGCTTCCCGGCGAACCGCCAGCGCGCCTCACCGGAGACGAGGTAGCGCGGACCCGGCTGCCCCAGGCCCACCGCCAACCCCTCCACCGCCACTTCCAGGCGTCGGTGGAAGAGTTGCACCGCCGCGCGCCCGTCCACGTCCACCCGGCCCCAGGTGAAGGCTTCCGCGCCCAGGGCGAAGTCCAGGTGACGTTGGAGCACGCCCCCCAGCGCTTCAGCGTCCCAGGTCACCGCCGCTTCTCCATACGCTGAATAACCGTCCGGGAAGGGCGCCAAGGCCAGCGGCACGCCAGCGAAGCCCGCCGCCAGGAAGCGCCCCACCTCGTAGTCCGGACCGAAGAAGGCTTGACGGAAGCCGCCGTGTTGCCGCCGCGCTTCCAGCCGGAGCGTCATGACCCGTGTGGGCGTGTGCGAGTCCGCGCCCACGCCCGCCACCGCGCCCCAGGCGCCGCCGTCTCCCGGCCTGCCACCCCAGCCCGCCAGGACGTGCAACTCGTAGCCCGGGCGCACCAGCACCACCGCCGCGGTGTCCAGGTGCGCCAGCGTCATCGCGGGCGAGGCGCCCCCGGTCTTGCCCCACTCGTGCACGGCGGAGAGGGACAGCGTGTAGCGCTGGCGTTGCTTCGGCCGGCCGAAGAGGACGTGCTCCACGTCCACTTCGACTTCGGCGCCCATGAGGCGCGCGCCCAGCATGTCCGAGGTGAAGGCTTCCACGTACAGGGGCGCCCACCAGCCTGTCAGCAGAGCGCCCGCCGGGTGGTAGTCGGGATTCGCCCGGTTGGAGTAGCGCCGCACCAGATGCGCGGAGAGAAGGCTGTAGCGCTCCAACGCGCCCAACCAGACACCCAGCGGCGCGTTGTCGGAGCCCAGCTTGAGGGCGCGCACCATCTGCCCGAAGTCCGAGAGGCTGTCCCAGTCCTCCCGCCGCACCCAGCCGCCGTCCCCGCCCCACAGCCGTACCCGCAGCGGCGCGCCCAGATTGACGCCGAAGTCCTCGCCAAGCTCCGCCACCAACATGGGCGTCACCTGCAGATACCCGGCGTCTTCGCCCGCGCCCTGCCGGGGCAGCAGTGCCAGCGTGGCGCCCTCCAGCCGCATCAGGTAGCCCCACCGGGGGCTCGGCCCGAGGGCAGGCGGGTTCACCACTGCATCGGGTGGCGCGGCAGCGGCGGGACCGTCCGAGATGTCCTCCTCGCGCGGCGCCTCCGCCGCTGACCCGCCAGGTTGCAGCAGGAACACCAGCCCCAGCAGCACGGCCCCACGTCGCATCCTGCGCATTCGCGTCTCCCGGACAGGCACTCAAGCGAGGAGAGGACAGAGCTTCCCCTTCCGGTCCGACGTGAAGGCGTCAAACCGCTGCGCTGAGCCCCTCCCGGAGCCCGCGTGCGTGCGGCCTCCTACGGTGCGGTCGGGGGGCAGGAATCGCGTGCTCTTGAATGCACGGTCGCCAGGGGGAGCGCAGCTTCTGGGAAGCAGACCCTCGTGCCCGCGCGGGTGGCCGAGAAGCGGCATGTCCGGCGTGTCCGCCACGTCCAGCACGCCAGCCTCGCGCGAGGACGGACCCGGCCGGAGGTCCTCGCCTAAATGAAACGGCCCGGCCCCTCACGAAGAAGAGGAGCCGGGCCGAGCAGAGGACACCGCGGCGGTCAGATGCCGAAGCAGCCGCAGTAGGTGGCGTAGGTCACCTTATAGCTGTAGCAGGTGGGCACGCCGGGCTTGTTGCAGGCCTGGATGAGGTAGCTCGTGCCCGCCTTCTGCGTGCCGGTCTGCCAGCAGATGGGCTTCCCGTTGGGACCCATCTCGCACTCGCGGCAGGCGACGGTGCCGGTACACGCGCTCAGGCTGCCGGTGCAGGCCGTGGGGACGGTGGACCAGCTGCCGCAGCTGTAGTCGCCCGGGCAGGTGTAGTCGGCGGGACAGACGTCCATCGCGTGCATCAGCCCGTCATCCGGAGCCGCCGAGTTGAGCACGTCCTCGACCTGCTCCACCGTGGCCTGCATGTCGCTCGTGTCGATGCCCTCGAGCGCCAGCGCCTCCATCTCCTCCGGGGTCACCGGGCCGCATCCCACGACGACGCTCGCCACCAGCACTCCCAACCACTTTCCAAAGTGAGTCACTGCGTTCTCCATGCTGAAGGCTCCCGCCGTGGGAGCGATGTTCCAGCGCGCTGAGCGGGGGTCACGGCCGGGGGGGAGACGGGCACGGCGGCACCTCTTC is from Pyxidicoccus trucidator and encodes:
- a CDS encoding immunity 52 family protein; translation: MSDKPDPETYFAGAYWGPRKESPEECARRAADFLDLLAPADPFLAHWYKPARRLKDARKHPLMPPDLPTLTELFRRGVNREKGGPIFEDLGFTFWFDNGGPTRDCAALRIKCGDYSGGSNYCVLTLPTDGPNADRVLTAPVLAHVVRSMALAWEPDWAMATSRIHRDLLSEEGPAGTFVGWVTYLSRRRGVVPPLPAPVRIEPVEGQGTLVVLTPERLTASNPTHVELGQRVLKLLDRAGLMQPVTR
- a CDS encoding Tox-REase-5 domain-containing protein, which codes for MPAKALLLGVVLLATGCASRPPPSGRAGLMIPRQLAAAPGLQGNGHGSPASPPTHTATGEDARSRHRRPVRLPSTAVLTFSVEERTRRAVEPGLLDVDAFEALLVRAGLEDRDTLPPRNGPLTPEDAARLLMLLGQRPVTPGTFPPRMAAGHLLREVLEGGAASRGELLRRVERFTLVAVLRPDGCLAWTRSGRTQQRVGPVEWRDGALRAGPFELGRFYSGRGGAFRALDARLGAADGGVLAEVYDDADYLSRTLDGAEEAFVGLAVAVGQLLTTHPADTLAALRQLPSGLAALVASSPEYLERFRYMTEGEQVREVSKLLTNLIATWGAASATTRTLTGALAGAEATVPALSLTAEGALVLERVAVPVGRAAAVLGGGPGAAVILHRANTAARAPAPSGGPGKWGPAKESMRPRSRAYQEQITGHSADDAYWVGGMSTKEGGVKFDGFKNDALLEAKGPGYAKFFEGLEPKEWFRHSGAKALIEQADRQRKKVEGMGLRIEWHVAEADAAKAIRELLRNEDVKGISVFHTPMK